The segment CCGTTCCTTTGGCGCGCGGAATGATGTCATTAGCATAAGCTTGACCTTCACTCTTTAAGCGCTCTTGGTCCTGCCCTGCTTTAACTGCGTCGTCAAATGCTGCTTGAACCTGTTCAGGAGGTTGAACGTTTTGCACGGTGACACTAGTGACAAAAATACCGGTCTTGTAGCTATCCAGAATTTTCTGAATCGAGGCGGCTAAATCAATTGCAATTTTCTCTCGGCCCTCATAAAGAACCGTATCCATTTTGCTGCGCGCTACGATCTCACGAACGGCAGTTTCTGCGGCTTGCACTACAGTTGCATCTGGATCGCGATTATTAAACAAATAATCAGTGGGATCTTTTAGGCGGTATTGAACAGCAAAACGAACGTCAATAATATTTTCATCCTCAGTAAGCATTGAGGAATCTTTTTGATTGGTCGCCTTAATCAAAATGGGACGACCAACTTCTACAGAGCGAACTCCAGAAACATTCACGGTTTGCTCAGCCTGCACTGGCCAAGGCATACGCCAGTTAATGCCGGGACCGGAGGTGTAATCGTACTTACCAAAAGTAGTCACTACACCAGACTGACCCTCTTGAATCATGTAGAAACCACTGAGGAGCCAAACTAAAATGATGCCGCCAAATGCAAAAAGAATGCCGTTTTTGGAGCTAAACGGGTTATTGAAATTGAGATTGGGAACGCCCATGCCGCCACCTCCACCACCGCCACGTTGAGAGGGCGGAGGAATATCGGAACTGTTTGGCTTATTACTTGGTCTAGCGCTTGAGCCTGGCTTTTTGTTGCCGCCAAATAAATTACCAATACGATCATTAAAGTCGCGCCATAGCTCATCCAAGTCCGGTGGACCATTTGGTCTAGCAGGCTGATTTTGAGGTTGCGTTTCTACAGGTCTATCTACCTCTGGATTAGAGGGATCGACTTTAGGGGCTTGGTCAGAGCTTTGACCCTCTTTGGCGTCTTTTGATCCGTTGCCGGGGTGACTATTACCCCAGCCTGGGTCATTGACCGAAAACAGCTCAAGAAATTTAGGCATCGTTAGGTGAATATTTTCGGGTTGGTATAGGGTTAAATTCAGAAGACTCTGGTCGCTCAGGTAAAGGTGCTAAAAACTCATCCGGGGCCATTTGTACCTTGGCACGGTTATGTTCGACCCTTATTCTATCAGTCATTTGCGAGCACTCTGCGAGGGCTGTGCGCAATAAATCCAAGCCCTGACCCGTTTTGGCGGATAGAAAAACCTGACTAGGAACACCCTGAGCGTCTCGCTCTAGAGCAGCTCCCCGGTAAAAGGTCTGCGGCATCTGATCAATTTTGTTCATTACCTCAATTCTGGGGATGTCTTGGGCACCAATTTCCTGCAAAACCGCCTCTACTTCGGCCTTTTGTTCTCGGGCTACGGGGCTGCAGGCATCAATCACATGCAAGATCAGATCAGCATGGATCGTTTCATCTAAGGTGGCCCTAAAGGCCTCTACCAATTGATGGGGTAATTCACGGATAAAGCCCACGGTATCAGACACCACAATTGACCCAACCTCATCCAAATGGACTTTTCTAGAAGTGGTATCTAAAGTGGCAAATAGCTGATCAGCAGCATAAGTCCCAGCCTTTGTAAGGGCATTAAATAGAGTGGATTTACCAGCATTGGTATATCCAACCAAGGAAACTGAGAAGACATCTTTACGATTTCTGGCGCGTCGCTGAGTGCGCTGTTGGCGCTGGAGCTTTTCCAGCTCATTCTCTAGGCGCTTGGCTTTGGTCGCCAACATCCGGCGATCAAGCTCCATTTGGGTTTCACCAGGCCCGCCACGCACACCAATACCGCCACGCTGTCGCTCTAAGTGACTCCATGCGCGCACTAATCTGGACATGCGATAACGCACTTGCGCCAACTCTACTTGGGTTTTACCAATATGACTTTGGGCTCGTTGGCTAAAGATATCCAAAATCAGACCGGTGCGATCCATCACATGAAAACCAATATGTCGCTCCAAATTACGCTGCTGTGTTGGGGATAGTGGATGATTGAAAATGGCAAGCTCTGCACCGTTTTCTTCCATCACCTTTTGCAATTCATTTGCCTTGCCTGAGCCGATAAAGAGCGCAGGATCAGTTTTCCCTTTCCGTGCAATCACGCTAGCTGCAGGAATAGAGCCAGCGCTATCGGCCAAGAGACTGAGCTCAGCCATGCTGTCTGCAAAATCCTCGCGTCCTGTATCTACACCAACAAGGACGGCACGCGCGGCATCTACACCTGTTTTATACAGAGCTAATTTCTTCCGTACGGAAATCCACTGCACGGGCAGGAACGATCGTGGAAATGGCGTGCTTGTAAACCATCTGCGTCACGGTGTTACGCAAGAGCACAACATATTGATCGAATGATTCAATATTGCCTTGCAACTTAATGCCGTTCACCAGATAGATCGAAACAGGAACATGCTCTTTGCGAAGAGCATTGAGAAATGGATCCTGAAGCAATTGAGTTTTACTGTTGTTCATACCGCTCCTTAATGAATTTTTATAAGCTTTTTTATATCTTGGGAGTCTTGCTTT is part of the Polynucleobacter sp. es-EL-1 genome and harbors:
- the hfq gene encoding RNA chaperone Hfq, which encodes MNNSKTQLLQDPFLNALRKEHVPVSIYLVNGIKLQGNIESFDQYVVLLRNTVTQMVYKHAISTIVPARAVDFRTEEISSV
- the hflK gene encoding FtsH protease activity modulator HflK; this encodes MPKFLELFSVNDPGWGNSHPGNGSKDAKEGQSSDQAPKVDPSNPEVDRPVETQPQNQPARPNGPPDLDELWRDFNDRIGNLFGGNKKPGSSARPSNKPNSSDIPPPSQRGGGGGGGMGVPNLNFNNPFSSKNGILFAFGGIILVWLLSGFYMIQEGQSGVVTTFGKYDYTSGPGINWRMPWPVQAEQTVNVSGVRSVEVGRPILIKATNQKDSSMLTEDENIIDVRFAVQYRLKDPTDYLFNNRDPDATVVQAAETAVREIVARSKMDTVLYEGREKIAIDLAASIQKILDSYKTGIFVTSVTVQNVQPPEQVQAAFDDAVKAGQDQERLKSEGQAYANDIIPRAKGTADRLIQEAEGYKARVVATAEGDANRFKQVLTEYAKAPGVTRDRMYIDSMREMYNNVTKVLVDTTKSNSMLYLPLDKIVAQVTAESAQVASGQAAGATPTGSVTVGGATGNPAAPFTNNATSSSTNAPSFSGAAEKRDGLRSRDRGDAR
- the hflX gene encoding GTPase HflX, with the translated sequence MQWISVRKKLALYKTGVDAARAVLVGVDTGREDFADSMAELSLLADSAGSIPAASVIARKGKTDPALFIGSGKANELQKVMEENGAELAIFNHPLSPTQQRNLERHIGFHVMDRTGLILDIFSQRAQSHIGKTQVELAQVRYRMSRLVRAWSHLERQRGGIGVRGGPGETQMELDRRMLATKAKRLENELEKLQRQQRTQRRARNRKDVFSVSLVGYTNAGKSTLFNALTKAGTYAADQLFATLDTTSRKVHLDEVGSIVVSDTVGFIRELPHQLVEAFRATLDETIHADLILHVIDACSPVAREQKAEVEAVLQEIGAQDIPRIEVMNKIDQMPQTFYRGAALERDAQGVPSQVFLSAKTGQGLDLLRTALAECSQMTDRIRVEHNRAKVQMAPDEFLAPLPERPESSEFNPIPTRKYSPNDA